One region of Erythrolamprus reginae isolate rEryReg1 chromosome 8, rEryReg1.hap1, whole genome shotgun sequence genomic DNA includes:
- the PRDM2 gene encoding PR domain zinc finger protein 2 isoform X2 produces the protein MNQTSTGPPGSVETLADVPDHVLRGLPEEVRLLPSTVDKSRLGVWATKPIFRGRKFGPFVGDKKKRSQVKSNVYMWEVYYPNLGWMCVDATDPAKGNWLRYVNWARSGKEQNLFPLEINRTIYYKTLKPIEPGDELLVWYNGEENPEIAAALEEERASYHRGKRNSPKAKKAKKKPQEAKSKRKRARERQRKLPSQGPDLTPFDMREAKEGQKPEDEAPPVSVVLPLDQAAIIQEMVNQDVLPSLLISSAACEPPASPEDQPGVPSCGSNVPKEDPERQEEQDEEEEGEEPETLEEEEEEGPQEEEEEEEEEEEESASKGNPDVESGGVGGGDRLGESVEEQSSLSEGSPGSSPKKKPAGKGPRARGEPSPQGPPMFPCQHCERKFTTKQGLERHVHIHISAISHAFKCRYCGKAFGTQINRRRHERRHEAGPKRKLLSPLASVPLPGAGTGLVAEGGAQSEAKARQEGPAPEAERAASQTPPPPPPAPPPSEESKEPKESHPCQYCRKVFGTHTNMRRHQRRVHERHLIPKGVRRKPEEPQAAVGPPQHAPSTYLASTDLEEEEEEEGEADDVMDVSSNISENLNYYIDGKIPSNNSTSNCEVIEMEPGTTEVYGINCLLSPVTVEISPNIKAVPVHLVEEPKEPPASGTPEAKKRRTASPPLLAKVKTEMDPEPIPSLCSLTIPLTLSAVEGLPFPREKSVYLSSQLKQLLQTQDSSKVAPSPPLPVGEVPKVAPPAAAASSPLLPATSSRFKRRTSSPQHSPGLRDPAKAGEGKPAWTEAALCAKPPKLERRSNSPVWGLSGREEREALSPEEYKAPREWAPSPPFGNVCNQQPLDLSSSMKQRSNGKNRAQAPWESVLDLSVHKKPGSDGEGKEAAPPAGGAVKKKPTTSMLQKVLLNEYNGTGLGPPENPSPDTSPRPNACKVDEALEPQAGPDPPVTGAELDCSGSAAAEEVPLPTPSASPSPPPCPHMLQAPTPPPPLLPSVPSPLPEDPSSSSSSSSPPSSCPSPLSNATAHSPLPVLSPTASASPPHSVEPLGCASPGPPTLSSSSSPSSSSSSSPSSFSSSSPASPSSSPSPPALSVVSSVLSPGDQLETPGPLVTFKQEEGEAEGAQQRPREDPRPSSPAGDTPETFSKSFVCNVCQAPFPAIKDLSRHLSAHAREWPFKCEFCIQLFREKAALSEHRFLLHGVGSIFACSVCKKEFAFLCNLQQHQRDLHPDKECGHHQFESGTLRLQNLTDPSRASAEQMQSLPSTASLPPPKEEEEEEEGPNDSSEELYTTIKVMAAGAKEKDPDVRMGLNQHYPSFKPPPFQYHHRNPNGIGATATNFTTHNIPQTFSTAIRCTKCGKSVDNMPELHKHILACASASDKKRYTPKKNPVPLKQAVRPKNGVVLPGPAGNAFRRVGQPKKLDFGGEAGRVASHKLKLNTLKKKQQLVQKAILQKKKSQQQQQQRAELRTGSAEPGAHICPHCSRGFTYIGSLNKHASYSCPKKPPSSSSSSKKKAKKKAAGGSAPSSGKSGANPRRRTADAEIKMQGSAAQLGKTRARTSGPTAAQLPSASFKLKQGVKFPKKGPHPPPPPPPPPPPPAARSAGPAKVGKGALPPEGKRSKGAAKSGGGPPGLLPGKASHKLQIRVQRDKAALAGQRKPTDRFSAKSRERVGGPVTRSLQQQQQTTSAEASEARREEGTARPELKDSRTLP, from the exons ATGAATCAG ACCTCCACCGGACCTCCAGGATCAGTGGAGACTTTGGCCGATGTCCCCGACCACGTCCTCCGAGGGCTCCCAGAAGAAGTGAGGCTCCTCCCGTCCACGGTGGACAAGTCCCGTCTCG GTGTCTGGGCCACCAAGCCCATTTTCAGAGGCAGGAAGTTTGGCCCCTTCGTTGGCGACAAGAAGAAAAGGTCCCAGGTCAAAAGCAATGTGTACATGTGGGAG GTCTATTACCCAAACCTGGGGTGGATGTGTGTGGACGCCACGGACCCGGCGAAGGGGAACTGGCTGCGTTATGTGAACTGGGCCCGTTCGGGAAAGGAGCAGAATCTGTTCCCGTTAGAGATCAATCGGACGATTTACTACAAAACGTTAAAG CCAATTGAGCCCGGGGATGAGCTCCTGGTCTGGTACAACGGGGAGGAGAACCCGGAGATAGCGGCGGCCCTGGAGGAAGAGAGGGCCAGCTACCACCGCGGCAAGAGGAACTCCCCCAAGGCCAAGAAAG CAAAGAAAAAACCCCAGGAGGCTAAAAGCAAAAGGAAGAGAGCCAGGGAGAGACAGCGGAAGCTGCCTTCGCAGGGCCCGGATTTGACTCCTTTCGACATGAGGGAGGCCAAGGAAG gCCAGAAGCCGGAGGACGAAGCCCCACCGGTGTCCGTGGTGTTGCCCCTTGACCAGGCCGCCATCATCCAGGAGATGGTGAACCAAGACGTCCTCCCCAGTCTACTCATCTCCAGCGCAGCCTGCGAGCCGCCTGCCTCGCCGGAAGACCAGCCGGGAGTCCCCTCGTGTGGATCAAACGTTCCCAAGGAGGATCCTGAACGGCAGGAAGAgcaggacgaggaagaggaaggagaagagccaGAGAccctggaggaagaagaggaggaaggccctcaggaggaggaggaggaggaggaagaggaggaggaagagagcgcGTCGAAAGGAAACCCAGATGTGGAGTCAGGAGGAGTGGGGGGTGGCGATCGGCTGGGGGAGTCCGTGGAGGAGCAGAGTAGCCTCTCCGAAGGCTCCCCTGGAAGCTCCCCCAAGAAAAAGCCCGCCGGGAAGGGTCCCAGGGCGAGGGGGGAGCCTAGCCCCCAGGGGCCACCCATGTTTCCCTGCCAGCACTGCGAAAGGAAGTTCACCACCAAGCAGGGCCTGGAGCGCCACGTGCACATCCACATTTCGGCCATCAGCCACGCCTTCAAGTGCCGCTACTGTGGCAAGGCCTTCGGCACGCAGATCAACCGTCGGCGCCACGAGCGGCGCCATGAGGCCGGGCCTAAACGGAAGCTGCTCTCGCCCTTGGCCTCGGTCCCACTGCCCGGGGCCGGCACGGGTCTGGTTGCCGAGGGGGGCGCCCAGAGTGAAGCCAAGGCCAGGCAGGAAGGCCCTGCCCCGGAGGCCGAGAGGGCCGCTTCCCAAacaccgcctcctcctcctcctgccccaccGCCTTCGGAGGAGAGCAAGGAGCCCAAGGAATCGCACCCGTGCCAGTACTGCAGGAAGGTCTTCGGCACCCACACCAACATGCGTAGGCACCAGCGGAGGGTCCACGAGCGGCACCTCATCCCCAAAGGGGTCAGGAGAAAACCGGAGGAGCCCCAGGCCGCCGTGGGCCCGCCCCAGCACGCCCCCAGCACCTACCTGGCCAGCACagacctggaggaggaggaggaagaggagggcgaGGCCGACGACGTCATGGACGTCTCCAGCAACATCTCGGAGAATCTCAACTACTACATCGACGGCAAGATCCCGTCTAATAACAGCACCAGCAACTGTGAGGTGATTGAGATGGAGCCCGGCACCACCGAAGTCTACGGCATCAATTGCCTGCTGAGTCCTGTGACGGTGGAGATCTCCCCCAACATAAAGGCGGTGCCGGTGCATCTGGTGGAGGAGCCGAAGGAGCCCCCTGCCAGCGGGACCCCCGAGGCCAAAAAGAGGAGAACCGCGAGCCCCCCGCTGCTGGCGAAGGTGAAGACGGAAATGGACCCAGAGCCCATCCCCTCGCTGTGTTCCTTGACGATTCCCCTCACCCTCTCAGCCGTGGAGGGCCTGCCCTTCCCCAGGGAGAAAAGCGTCTACTTGTCCTCCCAGCTGAAGCAGCTTCTTCAGACGCAGGACAGCAGTAAGgtggccccctcccccccgctgcCAGTGGGGGAGGTCCCAAAGGTGGCCCCCCCTGCAGCCGCCgcctcctcccctctcctgccAGCCACCTCGAGCAGGTTCAAGCGGCGCACCAGCTCTCCGCAGCACAGCCCAGGCCTTCGAGATCCCGCCAAAGCTGGCGAGGGCAAGCCCGCTTGGACCGAGGCGGCCCTGTGTGCAAAGCCTCCCAAGCTGGAGAGGCGGAGCAACTCCCCCGTCTGGGGCCTGTccgggagagaagagagggaagctctGAGCCCAGAAGAGTACAAGGCCCCCAGGGAGTGGGCGCCAAGCCCCCCCTTCGGGAACGTGTGCAACCAGCAGCCCTTGGACCTGTCCAGCAGTATGAAGCAGCGGTCGAATGGGAAGAACCGGGCCCAGGCGCCCTGGGAGTCCGTGCTGGACCTCAGCGTGCACAAGAAGCCCGGCAGTGATGGGGAGGGCAAGGAGGCAGCTCCGCCAGCAGGAGGCGCCGTCAAGAAGAAGCCCACCACCTCCATGTTGCAGAAGGTCCTGCTCAATGAATACAACGGGACGGGCTTGGGCCCCCCTGAAAACCCCTCCCCGGACACGAGCCCGAGGCCGAATGCCTGCAAGGTAGATGAAGCCCTGGAGCCGCAGGCTGGCCCTGATCCCCCAGTCACCGGGGCGGAGTTGGACTGCTCTGGCTCTGCTGCTGCTGAGGAGGTGCCTTTGCCAACACCCtcggcctccccctccccccctccctgcccccaCATGCTCCAGGCCCCCacgcctccccctcctctcctgccCTCTGTACCTTCCCCACTCCCGGAAGACcccagcagcagtagcagcagcagtagccccCCAAGCTCCTGCCCCTCCCCTCTGTCCAATGCCACGGCTCACTCCCCCCTGCCCGTCCTATCCCCAACGGCCTCGGCCTCCCCTCCTCACTCGGTAGAGCCTCTTGGCTGCGCTTCCCCCGGGCCACCCACACTCTCCtcgtcttcctccccctcctcttcctcctcttcctccccctcctccttttcctcttcctctcccgcGTCACcgtcctcctctccttccccgcCTGCCCTCTCCGTGGTCTCTTCCGTCCTCTCTCCTGGCGACCAGCTGGAGACTCCGGGGCCCCTGGTGACTTTCAAGCAAGAAGAGGGGGAGGCCGAAGGGGCCCAGCAGAGGCCGAGGGAAGACCCCCGCCCCTCCAGCCCAGCAGGGGACACCCCGGAGACCTTCAGCAAGAGCTTTGTGTGCAACGTCTGCCAGGCGCCCTTCCCGGCCATCAAGGACCTCTCCCGACACCTGTCCGCCCACGCCCGGGAGTGGCCCTTCAAGTGTGAGTTCTGCATCCAGCTCTTCAGGGAGAAGGCGGCCTTGTCGGAGCACCGGTTCCTGCTCCACGGGGTGGGCAGCATCTTCGCCTGCTCCGTCTGCAAGAAGGAGTTTGCCTTCCTCTGCAACCTCCAGCAGCACCAGCGAGACCTGCACCCCGACAAAGAGTGCGGCCACCACCAGTTCGAGAGCGGGACCCTGCGCCTGCAGAACCTCACCGACCCCAGCAGGGCCAGCGCGGAGCAGATGCAGAGCCTGCCCAGCACGGCTTCCCTGCCGCcccccaaggaggaggaggaggaggaggaggggccgAACGACTCCTCCGAAGAGCTCTACACCACCATCAAAGTCATGGCGGCCGGGGCTAAGGAGAAGGACCCTGACGTCCGCATGGGCCTGAACCAGCACTACCCCAGCTTCAAGCCACCCCCGTTCCAGTACCACCACCGGAACCCCAACGGCATCGGGGCCACGGCCACCAACTTCACCACCCACAACATCCCCCAGACCTTCTCCACCGCCATCCGCTGCACCAAGTGCGGGAAGAGCGTAGACAACATGCCCGAGCTGCACAAGCACATCTTGGCTTGCGCGTCTGCCAGCGACAAGAAGCGCTACACGCCGAAGAAGAACCCGGTGCCCCTGAAGCAGGCCGTCCGCCCCAAGAACGGTGTGGTCTTGCCCGGCCCGGCCGGGAACGCCTTCCGTCGCGTGGGCCAGCCGAAGAAGCTCGACTTCGGCGGGGAAGCCGGCCGGGTGGCCTCCCACAAGCTGAAGCTCAACACCctgaagaagaagcagcagctggtgcagaaggccaTCCTGCAGAAGAAGAAGtctcaacagcagcagcagcagagggccGAGCTCAGGACCGGCAGCGCAGAGCCCGGCGCCCACATCTGCCCCCACTGCAGCCGAGGGTTCACCTACATCGGCAGCCTGAACAAGCACGCCTCCTACAGCTGCCCCAAgaagcccccctcctcctcctcctcctccaaaaagAAGGCCAAGAAGAAGGCAGCGGGGGGCTCGGCTCCTAGCAGCGGCAAGAGCGGCGCCAACCCCCGCCGGCGGACGGCTGACGCCGAGATCAAGATGCAGGGCTCTGCCGCTCAGCTGGGCAAGACTCGCGCCCGCACCTCAGGGCCCACGGCCGCCCAGCTGCCCTCCGCCTCCTTCAAGCTGAAGCAGGGCGTCAAGTTCCCCAAaaagggcccccaccctcctcctcctccccctcctccccctcctccccccgcgGCCAGAAGCGCAGGCCCGGCCAAGGTGGGCAAGGGGGCCCTTCCCCCGGAGGGGAAGCGGAGCAAAGGGGCTGCCAAGAGCGGGGGAGGGCCCCCCGGACTGCTGCCTGGCAAAGCCTCACACAAGCTGCAGATCCGCGTCCAGCGCGACAAGGCGGCCCTGGCCGGGCAGAGGAAGCCCACCGACCGGTTCAGTGCCAAGTCGCGGGAGAGGGTGGGGGGGCCCGTCACCCGGAGcctccagcagcagcagcagactaCCTCTGCAGAGGCCTCggaggcccggagggaggagggCACCGCCCGGCCGGAGCTGAAGGACTCCAG GACCCTCCCTTGA
- the PRDM2 gene encoding PR domain zinc finger protein 2 isoform X1 produces MNQVSSNTSTGPPGSVETLADVPDHVLRGLPEEVRLLPSTVDKSRLGVWATKPIFRGRKFGPFVGDKKKRSQVKSNVYMWEVYYPNLGWMCVDATDPAKGNWLRYVNWARSGKEQNLFPLEINRTIYYKTLKPIEPGDELLVWYNGEENPEIAAALEEERASYHRGKRNSPKAKKAKKKPQEAKSKRKRARERQRKLPSQGPDLTPFDMREAKEGQKPEDEAPPVSVVLPLDQAAIIQEMVNQDVLPSLLISSAACEPPASPEDQPGVPSCGSNVPKEDPERQEEQDEEEEGEEPETLEEEEEEGPQEEEEEEEEEEEESASKGNPDVESGGVGGGDRLGESVEEQSSLSEGSPGSSPKKKPAGKGPRARGEPSPQGPPMFPCQHCERKFTTKQGLERHVHIHISAISHAFKCRYCGKAFGTQINRRRHERRHEAGPKRKLLSPLASVPLPGAGTGLVAEGGAQSEAKARQEGPAPEAERAASQTPPPPPPAPPPSEESKEPKESHPCQYCRKVFGTHTNMRRHQRRVHERHLIPKGVRRKPEEPQAAVGPPQHAPSTYLASTDLEEEEEEEGEADDVMDVSSNISENLNYYIDGKIPSNNSTSNCEVIEMEPGTTEVYGINCLLSPVTVEISPNIKAVPVHLVEEPKEPPASGTPEAKKRRTASPPLLAKVKTEMDPEPIPSLCSLTIPLTLSAVEGLPFPREKSVYLSSQLKQLLQTQDSSKVAPSPPLPVGEVPKVAPPAAAASSPLLPATSSRFKRRTSSPQHSPGLRDPAKAGEGKPAWTEAALCAKPPKLERRSNSPVWGLSGREEREALSPEEYKAPREWAPSPPFGNVCNQQPLDLSSSMKQRSNGKNRAQAPWESVLDLSVHKKPGSDGEGKEAAPPAGGAVKKKPTTSMLQKVLLNEYNGTGLGPPENPSPDTSPRPNACKVDEALEPQAGPDPPVTGAELDCSGSAAAEEVPLPTPSASPSPPPCPHMLQAPTPPPPLLPSVPSPLPEDPSSSSSSSSPPSSCPSPLSNATAHSPLPVLSPTASASPPHSVEPLGCASPGPPTLSSSSSPSSSSSSSPSSFSSSSPASPSSSPSPPALSVVSSVLSPGDQLETPGPLVTFKQEEGEAEGAQQRPREDPRPSSPAGDTPETFSKSFVCNVCQAPFPAIKDLSRHLSAHAREWPFKCEFCIQLFREKAALSEHRFLLHGVGSIFACSVCKKEFAFLCNLQQHQRDLHPDKECGHHQFESGTLRLQNLTDPSRASAEQMQSLPSTASLPPPKEEEEEEEGPNDSSEELYTTIKVMAAGAKEKDPDVRMGLNQHYPSFKPPPFQYHHRNPNGIGATATNFTTHNIPQTFSTAIRCTKCGKSVDNMPELHKHILACASASDKKRYTPKKNPVPLKQAVRPKNGVVLPGPAGNAFRRVGQPKKLDFGGEAGRVASHKLKLNTLKKKQQLVQKAILQKKKSQQQQQQRAELRTGSAEPGAHICPHCSRGFTYIGSLNKHASYSCPKKPPSSSSSSKKKAKKKAAGGSAPSSGKSGANPRRRTADAEIKMQGSAAQLGKTRARTSGPTAAQLPSASFKLKQGVKFPKKGPHPPPPPPPPPPPPAARSAGPAKVGKGALPPEGKRSKGAAKSGGGPPGLLPGKASHKLQIRVQRDKAALAGQRKPTDRFSAKSRERVGGPVTRSLQQQQQTTSAEASEARREEGTARPELKDSRTLP; encoded by the exons ATGAATCAGGTGAGTTCAAAT ACCTCCACCGGACCTCCAGGATCAGTGGAGACTTTGGCCGATGTCCCCGACCACGTCCTCCGAGGGCTCCCAGAAGAAGTGAGGCTCCTCCCGTCCACGGTGGACAAGTCCCGTCTCG GTGTCTGGGCCACCAAGCCCATTTTCAGAGGCAGGAAGTTTGGCCCCTTCGTTGGCGACAAGAAGAAAAGGTCCCAGGTCAAAAGCAATGTGTACATGTGGGAG GTCTATTACCCAAACCTGGGGTGGATGTGTGTGGACGCCACGGACCCGGCGAAGGGGAACTGGCTGCGTTATGTGAACTGGGCCCGTTCGGGAAAGGAGCAGAATCTGTTCCCGTTAGAGATCAATCGGACGATTTACTACAAAACGTTAAAG CCAATTGAGCCCGGGGATGAGCTCCTGGTCTGGTACAACGGGGAGGAGAACCCGGAGATAGCGGCGGCCCTGGAGGAAGAGAGGGCCAGCTACCACCGCGGCAAGAGGAACTCCCCCAAGGCCAAGAAAG CAAAGAAAAAACCCCAGGAGGCTAAAAGCAAAAGGAAGAGAGCCAGGGAGAGACAGCGGAAGCTGCCTTCGCAGGGCCCGGATTTGACTCCTTTCGACATGAGGGAGGCCAAGGAAG gCCAGAAGCCGGAGGACGAAGCCCCACCGGTGTCCGTGGTGTTGCCCCTTGACCAGGCCGCCATCATCCAGGAGATGGTGAACCAAGACGTCCTCCCCAGTCTACTCATCTCCAGCGCAGCCTGCGAGCCGCCTGCCTCGCCGGAAGACCAGCCGGGAGTCCCCTCGTGTGGATCAAACGTTCCCAAGGAGGATCCTGAACGGCAGGAAGAgcaggacgaggaagaggaaggagaagagccaGAGAccctggaggaagaagaggaggaaggccctcaggaggaggaggaggaggaggaagaggaggaggaagagagcgcGTCGAAAGGAAACCCAGATGTGGAGTCAGGAGGAGTGGGGGGTGGCGATCGGCTGGGGGAGTCCGTGGAGGAGCAGAGTAGCCTCTCCGAAGGCTCCCCTGGAAGCTCCCCCAAGAAAAAGCCCGCCGGGAAGGGTCCCAGGGCGAGGGGGGAGCCTAGCCCCCAGGGGCCACCCATGTTTCCCTGCCAGCACTGCGAAAGGAAGTTCACCACCAAGCAGGGCCTGGAGCGCCACGTGCACATCCACATTTCGGCCATCAGCCACGCCTTCAAGTGCCGCTACTGTGGCAAGGCCTTCGGCACGCAGATCAACCGTCGGCGCCACGAGCGGCGCCATGAGGCCGGGCCTAAACGGAAGCTGCTCTCGCCCTTGGCCTCGGTCCCACTGCCCGGGGCCGGCACGGGTCTGGTTGCCGAGGGGGGCGCCCAGAGTGAAGCCAAGGCCAGGCAGGAAGGCCCTGCCCCGGAGGCCGAGAGGGCCGCTTCCCAAacaccgcctcctcctcctcctgccccaccGCCTTCGGAGGAGAGCAAGGAGCCCAAGGAATCGCACCCGTGCCAGTACTGCAGGAAGGTCTTCGGCACCCACACCAACATGCGTAGGCACCAGCGGAGGGTCCACGAGCGGCACCTCATCCCCAAAGGGGTCAGGAGAAAACCGGAGGAGCCCCAGGCCGCCGTGGGCCCGCCCCAGCACGCCCCCAGCACCTACCTGGCCAGCACagacctggaggaggaggaggaagaggagggcgaGGCCGACGACGTCATGGACGTCTCCAGCAACATCTCGGAGAATCTCAACTACTACATCGACGGCAAGATCCCGTCTAATAACAGCACCAGCAACTGTGAGGTGATTGAGATGGAGCCCGGCACCACCGAAGTCTACGGCATCAATTGCCTGCTGAGTCCTGTGACGGTGGAGATCTCCCCCAACATAAAGGCGGTGCCGGTGCATCTGGTGGAGGAGCCGAAGGAGCCCCCTGCCAGCGGGACCCCCGAGGCCAAAAAGAGGAGAACCGCGAGCCCCCCGCTGCTGGCGAAGGTGAAGACGGAAATGGACCCAGAGCCCATCCCCTCGCTGTGTTCCTTGACGATTCCCCTCACCCTCTCAGCCGTGGAGGGCCTGCCCTTCCCCAGGGAGAAAAGCGTCTACTTGTCCTCCCAGCTGAAGCAGCTTCTTCAGACGCAGGACAGCAGTAAGgtggccccctcccccccgctgcCAGTGGGGGAGGTCCCAAAGGTGGCCCCCCCTGCAGCCGCCgcctcctcccctctcctgccAGCCACCTCGAGCAGGTTCAAGCGGCGCACCAGCTCTCCGCAGCACAGCCCAGGCCTTCGAGATCCCGCCAAAGCTGGCGAGGGCAAGCCCGCTTGGACCGAGGCGGCCCTGTGTGCAAAGCCTCCCAAGCTGGAGAGGCGGAGCAACTCCCCCGTCTGGGGCCTGTccgggagagaagagagggaagctctGAGCCCAGAAGAGTACAAGGCCCCCAGGGAGTGGGCGCCAAGCCCCCCCTTCGGGAACGTGTGCAACCAGCAGCCCTTGGACCTGTCCAGCAGTATGAAGCAGCGGTCGAATGGGAAGAACCGGGCCCAGGCGCCCTGGGAGTCCGTGCTGGACCTCAGCGTGCACAAGAAGCCCGGCAGTGATGGGGAGGGCAAGGAGGCAGCTCCGCCAGCAGGAGGCGCCGTCAAGAAGAAGCCCACCACCTCCATGTTGCAGAAGGTCCTGCTCAATGAATACAACGGGACGGGCTTGGGCCCCCCTGAAAACCCCTCCCCGGACACGAGCCCGAGGCCGAATGCCTGCAAGGTAGATGAAGCCCTGGAGCCGCAGGCTGGCCCTGATCCCCCAGTCACCGGGGCGGAGTTGGACTGCTCTGGCTCTGCTGCTGCTGAGGAGGTGCCTTTGCCAACACCCtcggcctccccctccccccctccctgcccccaCATGCTCCAGGCCCCCacgcctccccctcctctcctgccCTCTGTACCTTCCCCACTCCCGGAAGACcccagcagcagtagcagcagcagtagccccCCAAGCTCCTGCCCCTCCCCTCTGTCCAATGCCACGGCTCACTCCCCCCTGCCCGTCCTATCCCCAACGGCCTCGGCCTCCCCTCCTCACTCGGTAGAGCCTCTTGGCTGCGCTTCCCCCGGGCCACCCACACTCTCCtcgtcttcctccccctcctcttcctcctcttcctccccctcctccttttcctcttcctctcccgcGTCACcgtcctcctctccttccccgcCTGCCCTCTCCGTGGTCTCTTCCGTCCTCTCTCCTGGCGACCAGCTGGAGACTCCGGGGCCCCTGGTGACTTTCAAGCAAGAAGAGGGGGAGGCCGAAGGGGCCCAGCAGAGGCCGAGGGAAGACCCCCGCCCCTCCAGCCCAGCAGGGGACACCCCGGAGACCTTCAGCAAGAGCTTTGTGTGCAACGTCTGCCAGGCGCCCTTCCCGGCCATCAAGGACCTCTCCCGACACCTGTCCGCCCACGCCCGGGAGTGGCCCTTCAAGTGTGAGTTCTGCATCCAGCTCTTCAGGGAGAAGGCGGCCTTGTCGGAGCACCGGTTCCTGCTCCACGGGGTGGGCAGCATCTTCGCCTGCTCCGTCTGCAAGAAGGAGTTTGCCTTCCTCTGCAACCTCCAGCAGCACCAGCGAGACCTGCACCCCGACAAAGAGTGCGGCCACCACCAGTTCGAGAGCGGGACCCTGCGCCTGCAGAACCTCACCGACCCCAGCAGGGCCAGCGCGGAGCAGATGCAGAGCCTGCCCAGCACGGCTTCCCTGCCGCcccccaaggaggaggaggaggaggaggaggggccgAACGACTCCTCCGAAGAGCTCTACACCACCATCAAAGTCATGGCGGCCGGGGCTAAGGAGAAGGACCCTGACGTCCGCATGGGCCTGAACCAGCACTACCCCAGCTTCAAGCCACCCCCGTTCCAGTACCACCACCGGAACCCCAACGGCATCGGGGCCACGGCCACCAACTTCACCACCCACAACATCCCCCAGACCTTCTCCACCGCCATCCGCTGCACCAAGTGCGGGAAGAGCGTAGACAACATGCCCGAGCTGCACAAGCACATCTTGGCTTGCGCGTCTGCCAGCGACAAGAAGCGCTACACGCCGAAGAAGAACCCGGTGCCCCTGAAGCAGGCCGTCCGCCCCAAGAACGGTGTGGTCTTGCCCGGCCCGGCCGGGAACGCCTTCCGTCGCGTGGGCCAGCCGAAGAAGCTCGACTTCGGCGGGGAAGCCGGCCGGGTGGCCTCCCACAAGCTGAAGCTCAACACCctgaagaagaagcagcagctggtgcagaaggccaTCCTGCAGAAGAAGAAGtctcaacagcagcagcagcagagggccGAGCTCAGGACCGGCAGCGCAGAGCCCGGCGCCCACATCTGCCCCCACTGCAGCCGAGGGTTCACCTACATCGGCAGCCTGAACAAGCACGCCTCCTACAGCTGCCCCAAgaagcccccctcctcctcctcctcctccaaaaagAAGGCCAAGAAGAAGGCAGCGGGGGGCTCGGCTCCTAGCAGCGGCAAGAGCGGCGCCAACCCCCGCCGGCGGACGGCTGACGCCGAGATCAAGATGCAGGGCTCTGCCGCTCAGCTGGGCAAGACTCGCGCCCGCACCTCAGGGCCCACGGCCGCCCAGCTGCCCTCCGCCTCCTTCAAGCTGAAGCAGGGCGTCAAGTTCCCCAAaaagggcccccaccctcctcctcctccccctcctccccctcctccccccgcgGCCAGAAGCGCAGGCCCGGCCAAGGTGGGCAAGGGGGCCCTTCCCCCGGAGGGGAAGCGGAGCAAAGGGGCTGCCAAGAGCGGGGGAGGGCCCCCCGGACTGCTGCCTGGCAAAGCCTCACACAAGCTGCAGATCCGCGTCCAGCGCGACAAGGCGGCCCTGGCCGGGCAGAGGAAGCCCACCGACCGGTTCAGTGCCAAGTCGCGGGAGAGGGTGGGGGGGCCCGTCACCCGGAGcctccagcagcagcagcagactaCCTCTGCAGAGGCCTCggaggcccggagggaggagggCACCGCCCGGCCGGAGCTGAAGGACTCCAG GACCCTCCCTTGA
- the TMEM51 gene encoding LOW QUALITY PROTEIN: transmembrane protein 51 (The sequence of the model RefSeq protein was modified relative to this genomic sequence to represent the inferred CDS: deleted 1 base in 1 codon) translates to MAQSRSSSGSHYALTAIGLGMLVLGVLMAVWNLVPGFGLSAKPHPAGGHPNETQVTKGPLHRSKTFSVAYVLVGAGVLLLLFSICLTIRDRRKPRHREDSDGVHHTRIRPQATVERAPPEDSQEEDNESVSRYYVPSYEEVVNGLYPEAPGREAERGPRLSVSLPSYESLTGLDGALPTRPSPPAGADGTAAGVTPRGERPPARQSSRLSRRLKKPLKVRRIKSEKLHLKNLQLGGSTPPARVTIEPLTPPPQYDEAPPKLPEPREGEP, encoded by the exons ATGGCCCAGTCCAGGTCCAGCAGCGGGTCCCACTACGCCCTGACGGCCATCGGGCTGGGGATGCTGGTCCTGGGAGTCCTCATGGCTGTCTGGAACCTGGTGCCCGGCTTCGGCCTCAGTGCCAAGCCCCACCCGGCCGGGGGCCACCCCAATGAGACCCAGGTGACCAAGGGGCCCCTGCACCGCAGCAAGACCTTCTCGGTGGCCTACGTGCTGGTGGGGGCCGGTGTCCTGCTGCTCCTCTTCTCCATCTGCCTGACCATCCGCGACCGGAGGAAGCCCAGGCACCGCGAAGACAGCGATGGCGTTCACCACACCAGGATACGCCCACAGGCCACGGTTGAGCGGGCCCCACCGGAGGACAG CCAGGAAGAGGATAACGAGAGCGTCTCCCGCTACTACGTGCCCAGCTACGAGGAGGTGGTCAACGGCCTGTATCCTGAGGCCCCCGGGCGGGAGGCTGAGCGTGGCCCACGCCTCAGCGTCTCCCTTCCGTCCTACGAGTCCCTCACAGGGCTGGACGGGGCCCTCCCCACCAGGCCCAGCCCCCCCGCGGGGGCCGACGGGACAGCAGCGGGGGTGACCCCCCGGGGAGAGCGG CCCCCCGCCCGGCAGAGCTCCCGCCTCAGCCGGCGCCTGAAGAAGCCCTTGAAAGTGCGCCGGATCAAGTCCGAGAAGCTGCACCTGAAGAACCTGCAGCTGGGCGGCAGCACCCCTCCTGCCCGGGTCACCATCGAGCCCCTCACCCCCCCTCCGCAGTACGATGAGGCACCCCCCAAACTGCCGGAGCCCCGGGAGGGGGAGCCCTAA